In a single window of the Rhodamnia argentea isolate NSW1041297 chromosome 2, ASM2092103v1, whole genome shotgun sequence genome:
- the LOC115738691 gene encoding snakin-2-like isoform X1, whose translation MSLSKVLACLLLSLLVLHQLVEAADATQEESSESVESSAAKKVDCGAACAARCQLASRQKICKRACGTCCTRCNCVPPGTAGNRDVCPCYASMTTHGGRLKCP comes from the exons ATGTCTCTGTCCAAGGTTTTAGCTTGTTTGCTCCTTTCCCTCCTCGTTCTCCATCAGCTTGTTGAAGCTGCTGATGCTACG CAGGAGGAGAGCTCTGAATCCGTGGAAAGTTCTGCCGCCAAAAAAGTAG ATTGTGGAGCGGCTTGCGCCGCCAGGTGCCAGTTAGCATCAAGGCAGAAAATTTGCAAGAGGGCATGCGGGACCTGCTGCACCCGCTGCAATTGTGTGCCGCCGGGGACCGCCGGCAACCGGGACGTGTGCCCTTGCTACGCCAGCATGACCACTCATGGAGGCAGACTCAAGTGCCCTTAA
- the LOC115738784 gene encoding AP-2 complex subunit sigma, whose amino-acid sequence MIRFILLQNRQGKTRLAKYYVPLEDSEKHKVEYEVHRLVVNRDPKFTNFVEFRTHKVIYRRYAGLFFSLCVDITDNELAYLECIHLFVEILDHFFSNVCELDLVFNFHKVYLILDEFILAGEIQETSKKAIIERLGELEKLE is encoded by the exons ATG ATCCGATTCATACTGTTGCAGAACAGGCAGGGCAAGACTCGTCTCGCCAAGTACTACGTCCCTCTCGAGGACTCCGAGAAGCACAAGGTCGAGTACGAG GTTCATCGGTTGGTGGTCAATAGAGATCCCAAGTTCACCAATTTCGTCGAG TTTCGAACACACAAGGTTATTTACAGGCGATATGCTGGACTATTTTTCTCGCTCTGTGTTGACATAACGGATAATGAGCTTGCATACTTGGAGTGCATTCACTTATTTGTGGAGATTTTGGATCACTTCTTCAGCAATGTCTGTGAACTAGACTTGGTATTCAATTTTCATAAG GTTTATCTGATACTTGACGAATTCATCCTTGCCGGTGAAATCCAAGAAACAAGCAAGAAG GCAATTATAGAGAGATTGGGGGAACTCGAGAAGCTAGAGTGA
- the LOC115738705 gene encoding snakin-2-like, with product MASSKLLTASLLIVASLLLLQVAPADLQDSGTGDVAEKTLLKRMDCGGACSARCELSSRPRLCQRACGTCCVRCNCIPPGISGNLDTCPCYASLTTRDNKRKCR from the exons ATGGCCAGCTCCAAGCTTTTGACTGCTTCCTTGCTCATCGtcgcctccctcctcctcctccaagtgGCCCCAGCTGATTTACAGGACTCG GGAACAGGAGATGTAGCAGAGAAAACGCTTCTCAAAAGGATGG attgCGGCGGAGCCTGCTCTGCAAGGTGCGAACTATCGTCGAGGCCGAGGCTGTGTCAGAGGGCGTGCGGCACGTGCTGCGTGCGGTGCAACTGCATCCCGCCGGGCATCTCGGGCAACCTTGACACGTGCCCTTGCTACGCCAGCCTCACGACCCGCGACAACAAGCGCAAGTGTCGTTAG
- the LOC115738776 gene encoding ER lumen protein-retaining receptor erd-2.2-like, which translates to MKASKRPIQAVATWLRRQPPKVKAFLAVVSGMAALVFLRMVVHDHDNLFVAAEAVHALGIAVLIYKLSKEKTCAGLSLKSQELTAVFLAVRLYCSVVMEYDIHTLLDSATLATTLWVIYMIRFKLRSSYMEDKDNFAIYYVVIPCAVLSLVIHPSTHHHIINRICWAFCVYLEAVSVLPQLRVMQNTKIVEPFTAHYVFALGVARFLSCAHWVLQVLDTRGGLLTALGYGLWPSMVLLSEIVQTFILADFCYYYVKSVFGGQLVLRLPSGVV; encoded by the exons ATGAAGGCGTCCAAGAGGCCGATCCAGGCGGTGGCGACGTGGCTCCGCCGCCAGCCGCCGAAGGTGAAGGCCTTCCTCGCCGTCGTCTCCGGCATGGCGGCGCTCGTGTTCCTCCGGATGGTGGTCCACGACCACGACAACCTCTTCGTCGCCGCCGAGGCGGTCCATGCCCTCGGAATCGCCGTCCTCATTTACAAGCTCAGCAAGGAGAAGACCTGTGCAG GGTTGTCGCTCAAATCACAGGAACTAACAGCTGTGTTTTTAGctgtaagactttattgtagtGTTGTAATGGAGTATGATATCCATACATTACTCGATTCGGCTACACTAGCCACCACTCTTTGGGTTATCTACATGATCCGCTTCAAGCTGAGATCGAGTTACATGGAGGACAAAGACAATTTTGCTATTTACTATGTT GTGATTCCATGTGCTGTGCTATCTCTAGTGATTCACCCCTCGACACATCATCATATCATTAACAGGATTTGCTGGGCCTTTTGTGTTTATCTTGAAGCTGTTTCAGTGCTACCCCAGCTCCGTGTCATGCAGAATACAAAG ATTGTTGAGCCATTTACAGCGCATTATGTTTTTGCACTGGGAGTTGCGAGGTTTTTGAGCTGTGCCCATTGGGTACTCCAG GTACTGGACACTAGAGGAGGCTTACTGACAGCACTGGGATACGGACTGTGGCCTTCCATGGTCCTCTTGTCTGAAATAGTCCAGACTTTCATTCTTGCTGATTTTTGCTACTACTACGTCAAAAG TGTCTTTGGTGGACAACTCGTTCTACGTCTCCCCTCCGGAGTGGTGTGA
- the LOC115738691 gene encoding snakin-2-like isoform X2, translating into MSLSKVLACLLLSLLVLHQLVEAADATEESSESVESSAAKKVDCGAACAARCQLASRQKICKRACGTCCTRCNCVPPGTAGNRDVCPCYASMTTHGGRLKCP; encoded by the exons ATGTCTCTGTCCAAGGTTTTAGCTTGTTTGCTCCTTTCCCTCCTCGTTCTCCATCAGCTTGTTGAAGCTGCTGATGCTACG GAGGAGAGCTCTGAATCCGTGGAAAGTTCTGCCGCCAAAAAAGTAG ATTGTGGAGCGGCTTGCGCCGCCAGGTGCCAGTTAGCATCAAGGCAGAAAATTTGCAAGAGGGCATGCGGGACCTGCTGCACCCGCTGCAATTGTGTGCCGCCGGGGACCGCCGGCAACCGGGACGTGTGCCCTTGCTACGCCAGCATGACCACTCATGGAGGCAGACTCAAGTGCCCTTAA